The following are encoded in a window of Peromyscus leucopus breed LL Stock chromosome X, UCI_PerLeu_2.1, whole genome shotgun sequence genomic DNA:
- the LOC114702898 gene encoding 60S ribosomal protein L36a-like — protein MVNVPKTRQTFCKKCGKHQPHKVTQYKKGKDSLSAQGKQRYDRKQSSYGGQTKPIFGKKAKTTKKVLLRLECAEPNCRWKRMLAIKRCKHFELGGDNKRKGQVIQF, from the coding sequence ATGGTGAATGTTCCTAAGACCCGCCAGACGTTCTGCAAGAAATGTGGCAAGCACCAACCCCACAAAGTGACCCAGTACAAGAAGGGCAAGGATTCTTTGTCTGCCCAGGGAAAGCAGCGCTATGACAGGAAACAGAGCAGCTATGGTGGGCAGACTAAGCCTATTTTCGGCAAAAAGGCTAAAACTACAAAGAAGGTTCTGCTGAGACTTGAGTGTGCTGAGCCCAACTGCAGATGGAAGAGGATGCTGGCCATTAAGAGATGCAAGCACTTCGAACTGGGAGGTGATAATAAGAGAAAGGGCCAGGTGATCCAGTTCTAA